In a genomic window of Cerasicoccus sp. TK19100:
- a CDS encoding ammonium transporter yields the protein MKLRLLKFLMLMFGLAIGSASWTFAQDVDPTSEDLQVTAVELDTEGEDYDELALDAKAVLLYEFTQTGGQMSDLTPEQQAAVKGYFQRYEVAPFFTISNLWILIAAALVFLMHLGFATLESGLSQSKNTVNVLFKNVFIICMGLISYLLVGFNSMYPVDAWIIKGVYALNGAVTMADYGGTFIEYGGTGLCMTGWTDFIFQAMFAATAATIVSGAVAERVKLPSFMIFATLLVSFAYPVTGSWKWGGGWLDGMGFYDFAGSSLVHAFGGFAALACVILLGARKGKYLENGKIKPILGHSMPLATIGVFLLFLGWFGFNGGSVLSADAELVSFVFVTTAMAAAAGGLAAIAVSWALLKKPDLSMALNGILAGLVGITAGADSVTLLGSVLIGLIAGALVVVSILFFDKIKIDDPVGAVSVHGICGVWGTLAVAIFQQEGAGFSFMTQLIGTLSISAFAFIFSIIFFGILKVTIGIRVSEEEEAEGLDIGEHGQEAYPQFAPDTK from the coding sequence ATGAAACTCAGACTCCTGAAATTCTTGATGCTTATGTTCGGACTCGCGATAGGTAGCGCGTCTTGGACTTTTGCTCAGGATGTTGACCCAACGTCGGAAGACCTCCAGGTTACGGCTGTAGAGCTGGACACCGAGGGTGAGGACTACGATGAGTTAGCATTAGACGCGAAAGCGGTGCTGCTCTATGAATTCACGCAAACCGGTGGGCAGATGAGTGATCTGACGCCTGAGCAGCAAGCAGCGGTGAAAGGATATTTCCAACGCTACGAAGTTGCGCCGTTTTTCACAATAAGTAACCTCTGGATTCTTATTGCAGCAGCTTTGGTGTTCTTGATGCACCTCGGTTTCGCAACGCTTGAGTCCGGTCTTTCGCAAAGTAAGAATACGGTCAACGTTCTATTTAAGAATGTCTTTATCATCTGCATGGGATTGATCTCCTACCTTTTGGTTGGATTCAACTCAATGTATCCTGTGGATGCTTGGATTATAAAAGGTGTTTACGCGCTTAACGGTGCAGTTACCATGGCTGACTATGGTGGCACGTTCATTGAATACGGCGGCACAGGTCTCTGCATGACTGGTTGGACGGACTTTATCTTCCAAGCGATGTTCGCAGCGACTGCGGCTACGATTGTGTCCGGTGCTGTTGCTGAACGTGTGAAGCTTCCCAGCTTCATGATTTTCGCCACGCTTTTGGTATCTTTTGCCTATCCTGTAACTGGCTCCTGGAAATGGGGCGGTGGCTGGCTCGACGGCATGGGCTTCTATGACTTCGCAGGTTCTTCACTTGTGCATGCCTTCGGTGGTTTCGCTGCCCTGGCCTGTGTGATCTTGCTTGGCGCTCGTAAGGGCAAGTATCTCGAGAACGGCAAGATCAAGCCGATCCTCGGTCACTCGATGCCGCTCGCCACGATTGGCGTCTTCCTTCTGTTCCTCGGTTGGTTCGGATTTAACGGTGGTTCGGTTCTTTCCGCTGACGCGGAACTGGTTTCTTTCGTCTTCGTGACGACAGCAATGGCCGCTGCCGCTGGTGGTCTGGCTGCCATCGCAGTATCCTGGGCGCTTCTCAAGAAGCCTGACCTCTCCATGGCCCTTAACGGTATCCTGGCCGGTCTGGTTGGTATCACCGCTGGCGCTGACTCCGTCACGCTCCTTGGCTCGGTCCTCATCGGCCTGATCGCTGGTGCTCTGGTAGTTGTTTCCATCCTATTCTTCGACAAGATCAAGATCGACGACCCGGTCGGCGCGGTTTCCGTGCATGGTATTTGTGGTGTTTGGGGCACGCTCGCTGTAGCTATCTTCCAGCAGGAAGGTGCCGGCTTCAGCTTCATGACTCAGCTCATCGGAACGCTCTCGATTTCCGCATTCGCCTTCATCTTCTCCATTATCTTCTTCGGCATCCTGAAGGTTACCATCGGTATCCGCGTCAGCGAAGAAGAGGAAGCAGAAGGCCTCGACATCGGCGAACACGGGCAGGAAGCTTACCCGCAGTTTGCTCCTGACACCAAGTAA
- a CDS encoding P-II family nitrogen regulator produces MKLVKAIIKPFKLEEVKEALSEIGIEGMTVTEVKGFGRQKGHTEIYRGSEYTVDFLPKVMVDIAVPSDIAEKTVETIAKAAKTGKIGDGKIFVIPIEESVRIRTDEKGEGSL; encoded by the coding sequence ATGAAACTCGTAAAAGCCATTATTAAGCCCTTCAAACTCGAAGAAGTGAAGGAAGCTCTCTCGGAGATCGGCATCGAAGGTATGACCGTAACTGAGGTAAAGGGTTTTGGTCGCCAAAAAGGCCACACCGAAATCTATCGCGGCAGCGAATACACCGTGGACTTCCTCCCGAAGGTCATGGTCGACATCGCCGTGCCTTCCGACATCGCAGAAAAGACGGTTGAAACCATCGCCAAGGCCGCCAAAACCGGCAAAATTGGTGACGGCAAGATCTTCGTCATTCCGATCGAAGAGTCCGTCCGCATCCGCACTGACGAAAAGGGCGAAGGCTCCCTCTAA